A genomic stretch from Bos javanicus breed banteng chromosome 29, ARS-OSU_banteng_1.0, whole genome shotgun sequence includes:
- the LOC133240919 gene encoding upstream-binding factor 1-like protein 1, with protein MAMPKRQDDWSKEDIVQLLESMEKSIPSSDGHMFKTTQSVMDWEKVAFKDFSGEMCKLKWLEVSHKVRKFRTLKELVLEAKENVSNPSKKHKKTQENSRKHKKHAYLFQKSLTAYRHISQVMRHQYIQKHPKISNQELTRVLSEEHRKVPEQLRVKDSQDLEKEKKDIREKIALFRAQHPDLVPNPEKSGVPQRSEMKVPEKLQENVQKVKSPLEKSLPMKWKFHGEPKKPPMNGYHKFHQDLWSSRELKVVPPRERMVEISRRWQRVPQDQKELYKKQAEGLQTQYKVDLDLWLRTLSPEEYAAYREATCAKRKNMSVTGGPNSKIRRMGLQSPSSGNLQGRLREDPGLQAAELASSDMIREYSPASGRSEENEEEEEGSHSSAPSSEDEDGDSEPEDHGSSSSSSGDSSDSDSN; from the coding sequence ATGGCGATGCCTAAACGCCAAGATGACTGGTCCAAGGAAGACATTGTGCAGTTACTGGAAAGTATGGAGAAAAGCATTCCATCCAGTGACGGGCACATGTTCAAAACAACCCAGTCAGTGATGGACTGGGAAAAAGtagcttttaaagatttttctgggGAAATGTGCAAACTCAAATGGTTAGAAGTTTCCCATAAGGTGAGAAAGTTTCGCACGCTGAAAGAATTAGTCCTGGAAGCTAAGGAAAATGTTAGcaatccttccaaaaaacacaagaaaacacaagaaaacagCAGAAAACATAAGAAACATGCTTATTTGTTCCAGAAGTCCCTGACAGCTTACCGGCACATTTCCCAAGTGATGCGACACCAGTACATCCAAAAACACCCCAAGATAAGCAACCAGGAGCTGACCAGGGTTCTGTCTGAGGAACACAGGAAGGTGCCTGAGCAGCTGAGGGTGAAAGACAGTCAGGatcttgagaaagagaaaaaggatattAGGGAGAAAATAGCTCTGTTCAGAGCACAGCATCCTGATCTAGTCCCAAACCCTGAGAAATCTGGTGTCCCtcaaagaagtgaaatgaaagtgccaGAGAAGCTTCAGGAGAATGTTCAAAAAGTGAAGTCTCCCCTAGAAAAGAGTTTACCCATGAAGTGGAAATTCCACGGAGAGCCCAAGAAGCCCCCGATGAATGGCTATCACAAGTTCCACCAGGATCTCTGGTCGAGCAGGGAGCTGAAAGTGGTGCCCCCGAGGGAGCGCATGGTGGAGATCAGTAGACGCTGGCAGCGGGTCCCCCAGGACCAGAAGGAGCTTTATAAGAAGCAGGCGGAGGGACTGCAGACACAGTACAAGGTGGACCTTGATCTCTGGCTCAGGACTCTGTCTCCTGAAGAATATGCTGCTTACAGAGAGGCGACCTGTGCTAAGCGTAAGAACATGAGCGTGACGGGGGGCCCGAACTCCAAGATTAGAAGGATGGGTCTGCAGTCCCCATCATCAGGGAATCTGCAAGGAAGGCTTAGAGAGGACCCAGGGCTTCAGGCTGCAGAGTTAGCATCATCAGACATGATTAGAGAATATTCTCCTGCCTCAGGGAGATCAGAGGaaaatgaggaagaggaggaaggcagcCACTCCTCAGCCCCCAGCAGTGAGGATGAAGATGGAGATTCTGAGCCAGAGGACCACGGGTCCAGCTCATCGTCCTCAGGGGACTCCTCTGACTCGGATTCCAACTGA